The proteins below are encoded in one region of Clostridium estertheticum:
- the trsM gene encoding DVU_1556 family methyltransferase, which yields MKGCSVFENEDMIRATGDTLRPGGVFLTDRAVKICDFKFNDKILDVGCGMGVTVERLKRLYKLNAFGVDPSLKLLELGKGKYGNHQIDFGRGEKLPHKNEFFKGVMAECTMSLMDDFEETIRESYRVLENDGYFIVSDVYARRPEYLEEVQKHDINSCMRGLFNVDILKDVIVSVGFEIICFEDWTDLLRQLMVEIIFKYGSMAEFWEVATCNSCGDFQQKLTLCKPGYFLLIAKKK from the coding sequence ATGAAAGGCTGCTCGGTTTTTGAGAATGAAGATATGATAAGAGCAACAGGAGATACTCTAAGGCCAGGTGGAGTTTTTCTTACTGATAGAGCTGTTAAAATATGTGACTTTAAATTTAATGATAAAATTTTAGACGTTGGTTGTGGAATGGGAGTAACAGTGGAAAGGCTTAAAAGACTATACAAGCTAAATGCTTTTGGGGTTGATCCTTCATTAAAGTTACTGGAGCTTGGCAAAGGTAAATATGGTAATCATCAAATAGATTTTGGGAGAGGAGAAAAATTGCCTCATAAAAATGAATTTTTTAAAGGGGTTATGGCTGAGTGTACTATGTCCCTTATGGATGATTTTGAAGAGACAATAAGGGAAAGCTATAGAGTCCTTGAAAATGATGGATATTTTATTGTATCAGATGTCTATGCAAGAAGACCAGAATACCTTGAAGAAGTGCAAAAACATGATATCAATAGTTGTATGAGAGGTCTTTTTAATGTAGATATATTAAAAGATGTTATTGTAAGCGTTGGTTTTGAAATAATATGTTTTGAGGATTGGACGGATTTGCTTAGGCAACTTATGGTGGAAATAATATTTAAATATGGTTCAATGGCAGAATTCTGGGAAGTAGCAACTTGTAATAGCTGTGGTGATTTTCAACAAAAACTTACGTTATGCAAACCGGGATATTTTTTGCTTATTGCTAAGAAAAAATAG
- a CDS encoding DVU_1553 family AMP-dependent CoA ligase, producing the protein MIKTLYEKWMEDRILMETGDKKLSEESLKLYQLGEIRKTINLAKRSKFYGEILKNIYSDKLKEFEDLKKVPFTTSDDLAKKPKSFLCTTLDQISRIVTMTSSGTTGNPKRIFFTKNDLKATSDFFKYGMLNIVIPGQRVLILMPGKSTHSIGQLLKEGLNEAGCEAIIYGPVFNVWDALETIKSKNIDCIVGLPTQVFYLAKIKLTDVRYKYLKLQSVLLSGDYVPRTLCSAVSSAFSCQVFTHYGMTEMGYGGGVECSAINGYHMRDVDLYTEIIDPVTGRNVKEGSYGEVVITTFRREAMPLIRYRTGDIARLLPKNCSCSNIFKRMDYVKGRVNEYLKLKDGKLLSIGMIDEVMFGIDNVLDYTASINDGENRVLSISVKPVNPQIPIKFNNIKNCIKQDKYLGLLIENNNISIEFGGLLNNIEISNGMIKRKLYRLN; encoded by the coding sequence ATGATTAAAACACTATATGAAAAATGGATGGAAGATAGAATCCTTATGGAAACTGGTGATAAAAAACTTTCAGAGGAAAGTTTAAAATTATATCAATTAGGAGAAATTAGAAAGACTATAAATCTTGCTAAGAGAAGTAAGTTTTATGGAGAAATATTAAAAAACATTTATAGTGATAAACTTAAAGAGTTTGAAGATTTAAAAAAAGTACCTTTTACTACTTCAGATGATTTAGCGAAAAAGCCAAAAAGTTTTTTGTGTACAACACTTGATCAAATTTCAAGGATTGTAACAATGACTTCTTCGGGAACTACGGGAAATCCTAAAAGAATTTTTTTTACAAAAAATGATCTCAAAGCTACATCTGATTTTTTTAAATACGGCATGTTGAATATTGTAATTCCAGGTCAAAGAGTACTTATATTGATGCCAGGGAAAAGTACCCATAGTATAGGTCAACTTTTAAAGGAAGGACTTAATGAAGCAGGTTGTGAGGCAATTATATATGGGCCTGTGTTTAATGTTTGGGATGCTTTAGAAACAATAAAATCAAAAAACATTGATTGTATTGTAGGATTACCAACTCAAGTATTTTATCTCGCAAAAATTAAACTCACTGATGTTAGGTATAAATATTTAAAGTTACAAAGCGTCCTTTTAAGTGGAGACTATGTGCCAAGAACATTATGTAGTGCTGTGAGTAGTGCCTTTAGCTGTCAAGTATTTACTCATTATGGAATGACTGAGATGGGGTATGGAGGCGGAGTGGAATGTAGTGCTATAAATGGATACCATATGCGAGATGTGGATTTATACACTGAAATCATTGATCCAGTAACTGGGCGAAATGTTAAAGAGGGTAGTTATGGTGAAGTGGTAATTACAACGTTTAGGAGAGAAGCAATGCCACTTATAAGGTACAGAACTGGAGATATTGCTAGGTTATTGCCTAAAAATTGTTCTTGTAGTAATATATTTAAAAGAATGGATTATGTAAAAGGAAGAGTTAACGAATATTTAAAGTTAAAAGATGGGAAGCTTCTTTCTATAGGAATGATTGATGAAGTTATGTTTGGAATTGATAATGTGCTTGATTACACAGCTAGCATTAATGATGGAGAAAATAGAGTGCTTAGTATAAGCGTAAAGCCAGTAAACCCGCAAATACCTATAAAATTTAATAACATTAAAAATTGCATTAAGCAAGATAAGTACTTAGGTTTATTAATAGAAAACAACAATATATCTATAGAATTTGGTGGATTACTTAATAATATTGAAATTAGTAATGGAATGATTAAACGAAAATTATATCGTTTAAATTAA
- a CDS encoding DVU_1551 family NTP transferase yields MKNYAAIILAAGYSTRMGSFKPIINLDGKTPLQRCIELFKNCGINDIIVVTGYLNDRIEKELCDIKIGLNDIKVVINDKYSEGMYSSIIAGVESLTKETDAFFILPVDIPSVRDHTVKKMMESYDKIKGGIMFPIFEKETGHPTLVPYSLTQEIINSNPKGGLRELFNQHKKQWYYEQVADRGVLLDMDTKEDFKVLLEHLSVYPCPDYKECMEILRLCNVKLETINHMKSVAEFAKGVSLLLNDNGYKLNINYIYAGALLHDVAKGSKKHALRGAKIVEGFGYKCLMEIINEHMSLKTKYKIGEKEIVYLCDKLIKGERLVTLKERFEGSFSRYKDVPDVFEKVNEKYMKAKILKEKVENILGTKLENISDKF; encoded by the coding sequence ATGAAAAACTATGCTGCTATAATACTTGCAGCAGGATATTCGACAAGGATGGGGAGCTTTAAACCAATAATTAATTTGGATGGTAAAACTCCACTTCAAAGATGTATAGAACTTTTTAAAAATTGCGGGATAAATGATATTATTGTAGTTACAGGCTATTTGAATGATCGTATAGAAAAGGAATTGTGTGATATTAAAATTGGATTAAATGATATTAAGGTTGTAATCAATGATAAATATAGTGAAGGTATGTATTCATCAATAATAGCTGGAGTAGAATCACTTACAAAGGAAACAGATGCGTTCTTTATATTACCCGTAGATATCCCTTCCGTGAGAGATCACACTGTTAAGAAAATGATGGAAAGTTATGATAAAATTAAAGGTGGCATAATGTTTCCTATATTCGAAAAGGAAACAGGTCATCCCACATTAGTTCCATACTCACTAACGCAAGAAATAATAAATAGTAATCCTAAAGGAGGATTAAGAGAATTATTCAATCAGCATAAAAAACAGTGGTATTATGAGCAAGTTGCTGATAGGGGCGTTTTACTTGATATGGATACTAAAGAAGATTTTAAAGTTCTTTTAGAGCATCTTTCAGTATATCCCTGTCCTGATTATAAGGAATGTATGGAGATATTAAGATTATGTAATGTAAAACTAGAAACAATAAATCATATGAAGAGCGTAGCTGAATTCGCAAAGGGAGTGTCACTTTTACTTAATGATAATGGATATAAGTTAAATATAAATTATATTTATGCTGGTGCACTACTTCATGATGTAGCTAAGGGATCGAAAAAACATGCTTTGCGAGGAGCAAAAATTGTTGAAGGGTTTGGATATAAGTGCCTCATGGAAATTATTAATGAACATATGTCGCTAAAGACTAAATATAAAATAGGTGAAAAAGAAATAGTTTATCTTTGCGATAAACTTATTAAAGGGGAAAGACTAGTCACATTAAAGGAAAGATTTGAAGGCTCCTTTAGTAGATATAAAGATGTGCCAGATGTTTTCGAAAAAGTAAATGAAAAATATATGAAAGCAAAAATACTTAAGGAAAAAGTTGAAAATATATTAGGGACAAAACTTGAAAACATTAGTGATAAGTTTTGA
- a CDS encoding DVU_1555 family C-GCAxxG-C-C protein: MGADAFRMFKLANSGYCCSQILIIMYLESNGMENVPLVKAMAGLCAGVGNTGKTCGIVTGGACLFGIYAGKGTDTQTRDGNLKGMIQKYVEWFEEEFESTQCVDMITVDVLNDMNHNEAYPIKCGNAIQKSYNKIGEILKEYSYIE, from the coding sequence ATGGGGGCAGATGCATTTAGAATGTTTAAATTAGCGAATTCTGGATATTGTTGTAGTCAAATACTTATAATTATGTACCTTGAGAGTAATGGAATGGAAAATGTTCCACTAGTAAAGGCTATGGCTGGACTTTGCGCAGGAGTAGGGAATACTGGAAAGACTTGTGGCATTGTTACTGGAGGAGCATGTCTATTTGGAATTTACGCAGGAAAAGGTACAGATACTCAAACTCGTGATGGTAATTTAAAAGGGATGATTCAAAAATATGTAGAATGGTTTGAAGAGGAGTTTGAAAGCACTCAGTGTGTTGATATGATAACAGTCGACGTTCTTAATGATATGAATCATAATGAGGCTTATCCAATAAAATGTGGTAATGCGATTCAGAAATCTTACAATAAAATTGGTGAAATCCTAAAAGAATATAGTTATATAGAATGA
- a CDS encoding pyridine nucleotide-disulfide oxidoreductase/dicluster-binding protein produces MDLEKLLSMQKLCINDNPATCVTECPIHVDVKGFICEIRKENFEEAYRILNKRMPFINIIGLVCDHPCENLCVTNINGNAISIHELEKAVVIYGSMAKIKTLPMPKIDKKIAIIGGGISGITCAYDLNKKGYSVDIYEKENEIGGSLLKMPEIILNPELIKEEIIKLEEQGIEIKLNQEITPEKLKGLTLEYDAVFIGSGEWSEKLNVNDVTMQTETEKVFAGGRIVSGCESVIQSVQTGRCAAVSIDRFVYKKSLTALREKEGAYKSILKADIENEKISPRIKSLNVTFTKEEAINEALRCVQCECHKCVKACVHLQRVKLDPKAYIRTINQNERIILGDHYANKTINSCTECGLCGAVCPTSINMADIIKETRTSMFSRNKMPLSAHDFALKDMEFTNSKYFELIKHQPGKNNSKYVFYPGCQLSASYSEYVIKAYNYLMEKLDGGVGLYLGCCGAPAKWAGRQEQYDSSIEKIKSNLEKLGNPIVITACSTCFSNFVESLKNIRIKSLWEIFDEKGIPLGAKSGNGKTLAVHDACTTRNENGIQESIRNIAKRLHYEIEEPEFTKEKTKCCGYGGLVYYTNKEFSREVTQDRIKDSDKDFLAYCAMCRDLFVLKGKKTYHILDLIYGSGKEEISDMKVPTLSERRANRFKLKKELLDNLWGEKMEIKDEYNDLKIVIGQELRNKIEDELILDGDIKSVIGYAEKTNDSFYNPENGHILAWKRFVNITFWVEYQKVNDSFNIINAYSHRMHVKGV; encoded by the coding sequence ATGGATTTAGAGAAACTTCTTTCCATGCAGAAGTTATGCATAAATGATAATCCTGCTACATGTGTTACTGAGTGTCCAATTCACGTTGATGTGAAAGGATTTATATGCGAGATAAGAAAAGAAAATTTTGAAGAAGCATATAGGATACTGAATAAAAGAATGCCATTTATTAATATAATAGGACTGGTTTGCGACCACCCTTGTGAAAATCTCTGCGTAACTAATATTAATGGAAATGCTATCTCAATTCATGAGCTTGAAAAGGCAGTTGTAATTTATGGAAGCATGGCAAAAATAAAAACACTTCCTATGCCTAAGATTGATAAAAAAATTGCGATTATTGGTGGCGGTATAAGTGGAATTACTTGTGCTTATGACCTTAATAAAAAAGGATATAGTGTTGATATATATGAAAAAGAAAATGAAATAGGTGGATCTCTTTTAAAAATGCCTGAAATAATACTTAATCCAGAACTAATTAAAGAAGAAATTATTAAATTAGAAGAGCAAGGCATTGAAATAAAATTAAACCAAGAAATTACTCCTGAAAAATTAAAAGGCCTCACTCTTGAGTATGATGCAGTTTTTATTGGCAGCGGAGAATGGAGTGAGAAATTAAACGTAAATGATGTGACAATGCAAACAGAAACTGAAAAAGTTTTTGCTGGTGGACGAATAGTTAGCGGATGTGAATCTGTTATACAGTCAGTACAAACAGGAAGATGCGCAGCAGTGTCTATAGATAGATTTGTATATAAAAAATCTCTTACTGCACTTAGAGAAAAAGAAGGGGCTTACAAAAGTATTCTTAAGGCAGATATAGAAAATGAGAAAATATCACCAAGAATAAAGTCTTTAAATGTTACGTTTACAAAGGAGGAAGCAATTAATGAAGCTCTAAGATGTGTTCAATGTGAATGCCATAAATGTGTTAAAGCTTGTGTTCATCTTCAAAGGGTGAAATTGGATCCTAAAGCATATATAAGAACCATAAACCAAAATGAACGTATTATTCTTGGAGATCATTATGCAAATAAAACAATAAATTCTTGCACAGAGTGTGGTCTATGTGGAGCCGTATGCCCTACTTCAATAAATATGGCAGATATAATTAAAGAAACAAGGACAAGTATGTTTTCTAGAAATAAAATGCCACTTTCAGCTCATGATTTTGCTTTAAAAGACATGGAATTTACTAATAGTAAATATTTTGAATTAATAAAACATCAACCTGGAAAAAATAATAGTAAGTATGTGTTTTACCCTGGGTGTCAACTAAGTGCCAGTTATTCAGAGTATGTTATTAAAGCATATAATTATTTAATGGAAAAACTTGATGGTGGGGTTGGATTATATTTAGGGTGTTGTGGGGCACCGGCTAAGTGGGCAGGTAGACAAGAACAATATGATAGTAGTATAGAAAAGATTAAATCAAATTTAGAAAAGTTAGGTAACCCTATTGTTATAACAGCATGCTCTACATGTTTTAGTAATTTTGTAGAGAGTTTAAAGAATATAAGAATTAAGTCTCTTTGGGAGATATTTGATGAAAAAGGGATTCCACTTGGTGCTAAATCGGGAAATGGTAAAACATTAGCAGTACATGATGCATGTACCACTAGAAATGAGAATGGGATTCAAGAGAGTATAAGAAATATTGCTAAAAGGCTCCATTATGAAATTGAGGAGCCAGAGTTTACAAAGGAAAAGACTAAATGTTGTGGTTATGGTGGGCTTGTATATTATACAAATAAGGAGTTTAGCAGGGAAGTGACTCAGGATAGAATAAAGGATTCGGATAAGGATTTCCTTGCTTATTGCGCTATGTGTAGAGATTTATTTGTATTAAAAGGGAAAAAGACATATCATATATTGGACCTTATATATGGGAGTGGTAAAGAGGAGATTTCAGACATGAAAGTTCCTACATTGTCAGAGCGGAGAGCAAATAGATTTAAGCTTAAGAAAGAATTATTAGATAATTTATGGGGTGAAAAAATGGAAATAAAGGATGAATACAACGACTTAAAAATAGTTATTGGACAGGAATTAAGAAATAAAATTGAAGATGAGCTTATTCTTGATGGAGATATTAAGAGCGTAATAGGTTATGCAGAGAAAACTAATGATAGTTTCTATAATCCAGAAAATGGTCACATTCTTGCATGGAAAAGGTTTGTAAATATAACATTCTGGGTAGAGTACCAAAAGGTAAATGATAGCTTTAATATTATTAATGCTTACAGCCATAGAATGCATGTAAAAGGAGTATAA
- a CDS encoding histidine phosphatase family protein: MKRNIYILRHGETEYGREKRYLGHTDCGLSVKGINDANQLACIFMESGVIINSIFSSDLIRCKSTVNIAFPDREVTFLEELREINMGNLDGLTFDEVKNKEQEVYKKRGENIADFIPLNGESFRACQQRAIKILDYIIYSTKGNIVICSHAGFIRALFCSLLNLDLDLKNIFKIKQDYGCINIISFDESNFFVEGINLKTLSVKGRGKLE; encoded by the coding sequence TTGAAAAGAAATATTTATATCTTAAGACATGGGGAAACTGAATATGGAAGAGAAAAAAGGTATCTGGGACATACAGATTGCGGGCTTTCTGTTAAGGGTATAAATGATGCAAACCAATTAGCCTGCATTTTTATGGAGAGTGGAGTAATTATTAACAGTATTTTTAGTAGTGATCTGATTAGGTGTAAGAGTACTGTTAATATAGCCTTTCCGGATCGAGAAGTGACTTTTTTAGAAGAACTTAGAGAAATAAATATGGGAAATTTAGATGGATTAACTTTTGATGAAGTAAAAAATAAAGAGCAAGAGGTTTACAAAAAAAGAGGAGAAAATATAGCAGACTTTATACCTCTTAATGGTGAATCATTTAGAGCGTGCCAGCAAAGGGCAATAAAGATTCTTGATTATATAATTTATTCCACAAAAGGGAATATTGTTATTTGCAGTCATGCAGGTTTTATTAGAGCATTGTTTTGTAGCCTTTTAAATTTAGATTTAGATCTAAAGAATATTTTCAAGATAAAGCAAGATTATGGATGTATTAATATTATAAGTTTTGATGAATCTAATTTTTTTGTAGAAGGGATCAATCTCAAAACTTTATCTGTTAAAGGCAGAGGAAAGCTTGAATAG
- a CDS encoding DVU_1557 family redox protein: MKQDNKNKKSAWVCSKCGGNLEEGPVKAEYLGGNFEIELLECPKCKNVLITQELAAGQMLEVEKSLEDK, encoded by the coding sequence ATGAAACAAGATAATAAAAACAAAAAAAGTGCATGGGTTTGTTCTAAGTGTGGAGGCAATCTTGAGGAAGGACCTGTGAAAGCAGAGTACCTTGGAGGAAATTTTGAAATTGAATTACTTGAGTGTCCTAAATGCAAAAATGTTCTAATAACGCAGGAGCTGGCAGCTGGTCAAATGCTTGAAGTAGAAAAGAGTTTGGAGGACAAATGA
- the trsS gene encoding radical SAM (seleno)protein TrsS — protein MNEIIRETQSICPVCLKIVKATVVKECDDLYLTKNCEEHGFYKTVIWRGNPSYDSWKRNKSPAYPMMPYTKVEKGCPHDCGLCGEHRQHTCTVLIEVTSRCNLSCEFCFADAHGNGTDPDMATIEMWYSRIIEAGGPYNLQISGGEPTMREDLHEIISKATNMGFKFIQLNTNGINLKNYSYYEKLKKAGLKSIFLQFNSKDIIQDKLKVIEYSAKLGIGVILVCTVVPNKNDNILWDIIEFGLKNAPTVRGVHFQPVSYFGRIPKLPEDKDRITLPEVISKIVQQSDYKIKFSDFAPSGCENAYCSFHANYISVDGKLITVSKKSECCGEESGKEGSKKSKIFVERNWSGVKISKYIPKKNSFEELNQKIKNGFFSISGMAFQDAWNVDTQRLKDCCIHVVSKEGNLIPFCAYNITTLDQKKLYR, from the coding sequence GTGAATGAAATAATAAGGGAAACACAAAGTATTTGTCCGGTGTGTTTAAAAATAGTTAAGGCTACCGTAGTTAAAGAATGCGACGACTTATATTTAACTAAAAATTGTGAAGAGCATGGTTTTTATAAGACTGTTATTTGGAGGGGTAATCCAAGTTATGACTCTTGGAAAAGAAACAAGAGTCCAGCTTATCCAATGATGCCATATACTAAGGTAGAAAAGGGGTGTCCTCATGACTGCGGGTTATGTGGTGAACATCGTCAACACACTTGCACGGTACTTATTGAAGTAACCTCAAGGTGTAATTTGAGCTGCGAATTTTGTTTTGCAGATGCACATGGAAATGGAACTGACCCAGATATGGCAACTATAGAAATGTGGTACTCGAGAATTATTGAAGCGGGTGGACCTTATAATCTTCAAATCTCTGGAGGAGAACCTACGATGCGGGAAGATCTTCATGAGATTATATCTAAAGCAACAAACATGGGTTTTAAATTTATCCAGTTAAACACAAATGGTATTAACCTCAAAAATTATAGTTATTATGAAAAATTAAAAAAAGCAGGACTCAAATCAATTTTTCTACAGTTTAATTCTAAAGATATAATACAGGATAAACTAAAAGTTATAGAATATAGTGCAAAATTAGGGATTGGTGTAATTCTTGTATGCACAGTAGTGCCTAATAAAAATGATAATATTCTCTGGGATATTATAGAGTTTGGATTAAAAAATGCGCCAACTGTAAGAGGAGTACATTTTCAACCAGTAAGCTATTTTGGTAGAATACCTAAGTTGCCGGAAGATAAAGATAGAATTACTCTTCCAGAAGTTATATCTAAAATAGTCCAGCAGAGTGATTATAAAATTAAATTTTCAGATTTTGCCCCCTCTGGTTGTGAAAATGCATATTGTTCTTTTCATGCTAATTACATATCAGTAGATGGAAAACTGATTACCGTAAGTAAAAAAAGTGAATGCTGTGGTGAAGAAAGTGGTAAAGAAGGGTCAAAAAAATCAAAAATATTTGTTGAGAGAAATTGGTCCGGAGTGAAAATAAGCAAATACATACCAAAGAAAAATTCATTTGAAGAATTGAATCAGAAGATAAAAAATGGTTTTTTTAGTATATCAGGTATGGCATTTCAAGATGCTTGGAATGTAGATACGCAGAGGTTAAAGGATTGTTGTATTCATGTTGTTAGTAAAGAGGGCAATTTAATTCCATTTTGTGCATACAATATTACTACCTTAGATCAAAAAAAATTATATAGATAG